CTGGACCTTCTACTGAAAGCCAAACTCATGAAGCAAATCCGGATCGTGAATGGCTTGAAGCCCGGCAACCTCACGCTTGCCCTCGCGGGAGAATCGGTCGGTTCGGTTATCCGACAATGATTCAGAAGCATTCAATTATTTGGAGAAATTTTGCCCCTTGGTGAAGTTGCCACCGTGTGCATCCAGAGAGACGGCGCTGCGTTATTTCTTAGCCGGCGGCATGGGGTGAGGTTGGCGTCATCGCACCCATATCACAAGCTTCCTGCCGACCATCCGGCCGAACTCGGCTGATCTCCAGCCACCACATAGGAGAATCAGCAATTTTGATTCTCCACGCAGCATGGCACAGCATATTGGGGCACAGGGCTCGTTGGATCACCTCCGCAAGAACCTCGACCTTACAAACGGCAGTTCTGTATCGTTTATTCGCCGCGCTATCCCGATGCTTCGCCGCTTCTTCCGCGCGATTGGCTGCAAACCGCTGGCAAATCCTCTATCAGTGCGTGAGGCTTAGGCCAGGAGTCGCCGATGGCTCACTTTACTCTCGAGATCAACCATCAACAACATACCGTAGATGCCGATCCGGAGATGCCATTACTCTGGGCGCTCCGTGACCTGCTCAATCTGACGGGAACAAAGTACGGTTGCGGCATCGGACTTTGCGGAGCCTGTACTGTCCACATCGACGGTGCCGCAACCCGATCCTGCCAGACTGCCGTCGCTACATTGGCGGGCAAGCAGATCATCACCATCGAAGGTCTCGGATCAAATGGCCTGCATCGGGTCCAAGAAGCGTGGATAGCTGAACAAGTTCCTCAATGTGGCTACTGCCAGCCCGGTCAGATTATGTCTGCGGCGGCATTACTCTCCGAGAATCCTCGCCCCAACGATTCCGACATCA
This genomic stretch from Terriglobus saanensis SP1PR4 harbors:
- a CDS encoding (2Fe-2S)-binding protein; translation: MAHFTLEINHQQHTVDADPEMPLLWALRDLLNLTGTKYGCGIGLCGACTVHIDGAATRSCQTAVATLAGKQIITIEGLGSNGLHRVQEAWIAEQVPQCGYCQPGQIMSAAALLSENPRPNDSDINDAMAGNLCRCATYFRIRNAIHRAAEETYA